From Cricetulus griseus strain 17A/GY chromosome 1 unlocalized genomic scaffold, alternate assembly CriGri-PICRH-1.0 chr1_0, whole genome shotgun sequence, a single genomic window includes:
- the P2ry12 gene encoding P2Y purinoceptor 12 encodes MPDMDTTTANTTFTAGNGTLCSRDYKITQVLFPLLYTVLFFTGLITNSLAMRIFFQIRSKSNFIIFLKNTVISDLLMILTFPFKILSDAKLGAGPLRTLVCQVTSVTFYFTMYISISFLGLITIDRYLKTTRPFKTSSPSNLLGAKILSVVIWAFMFLLSLPNMILTNRRPKEQNIKKCSFLKSEFGLVWHEIVNYICQVIFWINFLIVIVCYSLITKELYRSYIRTRGVGKVPKKKVNVKVFIIIAVFFICFVPFHFARIPYTLSQTRSVFDCAAENTLFYVKESTLWLTSLNACLDPFIYFFLCKSFRNSLTRMLRCSNAMSPSGENKKKGQEGGDPSEETPM; translated from the coding sequence ATGCCTGATATGGACACCACCACAGCCAATACCACCTTCACAGCTGGGAATGGCACCCTGTGCAGCAGGGACTACAAGATAACCCAGGTTCTCTTCCCGTTGCTCTACACCGTCCTGTTTTTTACTGGACTCATCACAAACAGCTTGGCAATgagaattttctttcaaatccgAAGTAAATCcaacttcattatttttcttaagaacaCAGTCATTTCTGATCTTCTCATGATTCTaacttttcctttcaaaattctTAGTGATGCCAAACTGGGAGCCGGGCCTCTGAGAACCTTGGTGTGCCAAGTCACCTCAGTCACGTTTTATTTTACAATGTATATCAGTATATCCTTCCTTGGATTGATAACCATTGACCGCTACCTGAAGACAACCAGGCCATTTAAAACTTCCAGCCCCAGCAACCTTTTGGGTGCAAAGATTCTTTCTGTTGTCATCTGGGCCTTCATGTTCTTACTCTCACTGCCTAACATGATTCTCACCAACAGGAGGCCAAAAGAACAGAACATAAAGAAATGTTCTTTCTTAAAGTCAGAGTTTGGTCTGGTCTGGCATGAGATAGTCAATTACATCTGTCAAGTCATTTTCtggattaattttttaattgtcatTGTTTGTTACAGTCTCATTACAAAAGAACTCTATAGGTCCTACATAAGAACAAGAGGTGTAGGCAAAGTCCCCAAGAAAAAGGTGAATGTCAAAGTTTTTATCATCATTGCTgtgttcttcatttgttttgttccCTTCCATTTTGCACGGATTCCCTACACCCTGAGCCAAACCCGGAGTGTCTTTGACTGTGCTGCTGAAAATACTCTGTTCTATGTGAAGGAGAGCACCTTGTGGCTAACGTCTTTGAATGCCTGCCTCGACccgttcatttattttttcctttgcaagtctTTCAGGAATTCCTTGACAAGAATGCTGAGGTGCTCCAATGCTATGTCACCCTctggagaaaacaagaagaaaggacaggaaggtGGTGACCCAAGTGAGGAGACCCCAATGTAA